The window tttttcttctttgttgttttttggcagtCTATACTAACTGTCCACATACTAACAAAGTCACATCAGGCTGGAAATGTTTCCACGAGTTAAAGAGGGTGGGAGCTGTAATAGGAATATTTTAGCTGGGCCCTGTGttaacagagacaaaaaggtAGAAGAGATGTTACTACCATGAATGGCCACCAGATGGAGgtgtttcactttttcaacCAAAATGGAGTTAAACTGTGCAGCTCATGGAAAAGGATCAGCAGTTGTAGCACAGTGAGCCCAATAAGCAATCAATACCGTAAGCAGTTATTCTGGCGTAATTCAGGGACATTATGGATTATTGTTTAATACCCACCGAGCCATACGGTAGCATTGCTGGGCATTCACATCCACCAACAAGCACAAAACACCACTATTATGGCACAGCTTTTTTCCATAATTCAAGTTGTTCACCAGAGTGAAAAGCGTCATGTATGGTATGATGTATAGTCTAGAGCACTGATTTTACCGCAGAATTATTTGGTTGTTTGAATGGCTATTTGAAAGGGCCATTTATCGGACCATAGGGTCGTTCGGTGACGTTCATTCGCTGAAGCCCAAAGCATTTCCAAAtcaggacagggagagaggaggaagggaaggaacAGAAGGAGGAAGTGGggcatagaaaaaaaaggtagtgATACACAATCTAATACAACACTGGTGCTCCAAGTCCACGgcggagaaaagaaaatgacagagatgTACAAACATAAGAACAATCAGCCACACTGGCAGTGCTAACggcaaacaataaaataaacaaaacttgCAGAAAAGACTGGATGGATGCAAAGACAGGCAGGTAGATGTACAGAAGGATACAACAGCtcacaaagaaaatacacttaAAGTATGACATGCATGGGCACCGAGTAGATTCTATATGGGTGATGGACTCTTTTTAAATCCATCAGCTGAATTCAGTAAGACAATTAAGAAGTTAGAACTAGTAACATGTTAGCTGTTAGTGTACAAATTAACTAGAGAGGCTACTTTATTATGTAAAGGCTTGTGTgtagtttgtgtatgtgtgtgagagagagactgtatgtgtgtgtgtatgtgtgtgtgtgtgtgtgtgtgtgtgtgttacctctTGCCAGGCCAGGTATGTGGCACACTGCACACAATGGAGGAGAACATCAGAGCAGTGACAAAGGAGAAGAGAACCAGGTAGATGAGACCCTCAACTCCGTCATAACACAGGCCTGTTAATGCCTGAACATAGTCCTACgtagagagaagagaagagaagagaacagaagTCAGTTGTTAAGAAAGGAGTTCTCTCTTCTCCTAACACAACAAAAAAGTGACTCACCATGTGTAGGCTGCGACAGTCGACCAGAGCAGTTAGCTGGTGAAGACCAACTTCCGTGGAATTCAGCACAGACTGGATTTGCTCAAGACTCCCCTGCATACACAACGCAAAGGTTACACATGCATGCTCAAATATAGATATCTGTCTACATGTACATCCACATACACCAGATAAACACGTGTGCGCTGATACTTTTGTAACTTTCCACTTTCATAACGCTTCCACTAATGCGAATCCACTCATGCATGAAAATAAAGACCTACAGATCACTGCACACACAAGCGCATGCACCTTGGTGTTGGCATAATCACGTGTTGCTGATCTCAGTAGCTCTGCCACATCATCCTGCATCTCCACCAATGCTTTGTGACTCCCTGACAGCCTCTGCAAAacatacagagaaacaaaagagacaaaaaaaacaaaaacacaaacaaatatatctTTTGGTTATGACATCGCTTTACACGCTTAAGCAGGTAAAACACCTGAAAAAAGGAGCCAAAAGAAATGtattctataaaaaaaataaattcttttgATCAAAAGAACAGTTTCTCCAGCACGACTGAGGAGGGTGAAGTTACCTGCTGGAAGGGGTTAATTTGGCCAGAGCTGCACCTCAGGTAATACTGCAGGATATCTGGGAATATACCAATAAATGCATACCAagtgaaaaataatacatacatttaaaatacagagtTTAATGAAAGAGAGGCAGCACGTTTCTATAGAAGCGTGAAAAACAATACCACTCAAGCataattgtgtgtatgtgtgtgtttttttaggGAGGCAACATCTGTGCCCTACAGAGGACAGATAGAGCGGAAGCAACTGACAGACAATAGAACTCGTTTGATGAGTGCAAAAAGGGAAGTGAGgtagagagaggaagaaagggagcGATTGAGGAGTAAAGAGGAATATAAAAGGATGAAGAGGGagaataaatcagaaaatgatccaaagtgaaaaaaacaaaaatgtgctttgaatatttttttttttacgtctgggagaagcaggaggaagagCGAGCGGGGAGTGTGCAGGGTTGCTGATGCATTGCagtcagcagagagagagagtaagagcTTTTAGAATCCAGAGTGTCAATCAAACACGATCCCCTTGgatacactcactcacacacacacataaacgcacACACTTGTTTCTTAAAATAGAAGAAAGATGTCAGGGGGGGACTCAAATGTCAGTGGGAAACTGGAGTCTGTTCTGGAtgtttttgcttatttgtcAACCCACAGTATCTGAATATGAGCAATTCTTTGACCAGTCTCCTTCCATTCCCCCCTACTGCTTTGTTTTTAGGATTCACAAGCCTAAACAGGTTGGAACCACTGTTTTACAGCAGAAACCTTAAAAGTGGCAGCTACCATTTgacatgtattttattgtctGCATACCTTGGTTGATGACAGCGTTTTCCTTGGTTACCCTGGTGATGTAGGTATCGGGGGAAACGCAGAAATCGCTGGCTGACTGTAAGAGGGTAAGTACACATGACACATCAGGCTACAGTAACATGCTGAACACACTCACTCGAGCAGTGGTTTGAGATTACATCATTGCAGAGCCAGAGAGCGCAGTGatgttaccatggtaacactTACAGCAGCAACAGCCAGTTCCAGGCCAAGAGACCCCCAGCTGATTATCAGAGTCAGAACTCCCAGCAGACACACTCTGAAGGACAAAagacatatatatttttaaagacaaaattttGCTTGCCAACGTGCCGGGCATCAAACAGCTCTAACAGACACAGATTAAGAATGTCAACAGGATTTGACTCATCCAATAGGAGCAACTTTTGGGTCATGATATGAGGTAACATACCCAATCAGAGTGCCTCTAGAGTTGCGTATGAGGCCGAAGAGCACCAGAAGACAAATGAGTacatcaaacagcagcaggccCAGGTACCCCAACCACCTGTAAATATACAAATTCACCACAGTGTCTCACACAGATGGGGGATACACCATTCCATGACAAGGACTTCAACGCACAACACATCCGCCTCaaagcagagtgtgtgtttgtgggaccTGAGCTAATTAATCCTTTAACATACAGCGTGGACGacatttcacagttttcacaTATACCAGGGTCACAATCACATCACTGGTTAATTTTTGTTAAAGGTTTTGGACTCAGAATCACAAGATTATGAAGCAAAAGTTTGCCATTAGTTAATTCACTGGGATTTCTACTGTTTCAGCAGTCACCAAACCGCACTGTTGGTTGACAGCTTTATGCCAGTGTGgttgtttttaatggttttaacaTGCCCTCTCCAGTCAAATCCGAAAGGAAATTTCAAAAGACTGCATGACTGAGAGAACGTAATAccagttttcattttgatacAGCAAATACTGCTAAAATGCATGAATCACATTCCATTACTTGTTAGAACTGACCTGTAAAAGTCAAAAGCCTCCGTTTTCCGGGCCAAATCCTCCAGAGAAATGTCGGTATTGGACCAAAAGGGAACATCCACCATCAGCCTCACCAGCTCATCCAGCTGGCCCTGCAGCTTTTGGACAATGGACACATAGTCTGTCTGTTCCTGGAAGGCTGTCTCCAATTGGACCAGGCTCTCCTCCACTGTCTGATTTAAGGCTAGAGTGCTGTCAGACACCTGGACTCAgatataaaccaaaaaaaaactgccatcaGCCACATTGGTTTGTGAGataaccatttattaaatgaaacaacCGATTAGATAGCTCACCAGTTTCTCTACCCCAGAAACGGTGCGGTTGGCATGACGAAGGGAGTATGCCAAACGATTGGCTCCATCACTCGACTCTCCATTTCCATAGAATCCTACAGCGATGCCAGCGCTGGGAGGCAGAAAACACAACGTGCCAAGTGTTAACACAATGACTAATTCAGCAATTAGATGGCATGAAATTTATCAATATGGGtgaataatgtctttttttttctcttttgctcacagtcacacacacacacacacacacacacacacacacacacacacacacacacacacacacacacacacacacacacacacacacacacacacacacacacacacaacaaaactgcagcaaagACAGGTAAGCTAGGGAGCGCAGTTCCTCTATTACCCAGCAACAGGCGGCATTGAGCTCTTGGGTCTTTGCTCTGGTGTCACCCTTGGGCCTCTGGAAAGCACAGGACTACCAGGAATGATtctcacagatacacacacacacacaaagtctaCACAATAATTGGGTCACCAGACCGCACATAATATGGTCcttctgcagctctgcactAACATTCACACATGGCACATGCTACAATATCTTAGCTTCCTGGCCCCAACTCCCTTTGTCCAAACCCTTGTATTACTTAACCATGTTCACACTGCACACTAACCCCTCACCCACCCaacgccaccaccaccaccacagctgATATCTTTTTTAGACTCTTTATTTCATCACATCTAACGCCTTTTCCCCACATTCCCCTCCCCactatgcttttattttcttccttacCCTGTAAAGCTCTAGTagcccctcccctcccctttgtgtgctgtatgtgtgtatgtgcgcatgtgtgtgtatgactgtaCTCTTTGCATTCATGATGTCCATCTGCAAACTAACACCAGACAGATTTGTAGAGGGAAATTTACGGCCATTGTTAAGGCAATTCATTCTAGCCCATTAGATCTTGAGTAGCCCCGTGTTACACACAATGACGtttgtgtgtaaacacacattgtgtggatgtgtgtatcAGTGCTTTACAATGGACTTTATGTGTatatgagaaataaaacaacatatacAGAGGGAAACAGGCTtgacaagagaaacagaataaAGATGAATACAGTcatgaaaacacattaatgtGCTTTGAATGTTGATATAAATATCTGTCTTATCTGTCCATTACCCCACTTATCCCTGTCTTCCACCATTTTACTCCATCCTCCATGTCATCTCAGTTTTAACAGTAAATCATCTCTGTCTACCCTTGTTtactcatcctcttcttctcttcaacCACCCATTCCCTCTCCCactgctttctctctcctattcccttcatccctcctcttctctgtcctctctccatGAGTTTTATGTCGCTGGTTTAATGCCTGCTGCCCCTATCAAGGGATTTCATGACTTTATTAACCAACAGCTTAGGATATGACACATTAAAGAGGGGCTGCAGGAATGCAGAAGTTCAAAAGTCAAATAGTTGACAGCAAACACTGGCCAACTTAGCTCTGACAAAAAGCCCcgacaaagaaataaacataCATTAGTAGGACATCATTTTGCCTTTGAGAAACAGCAACCTGTTCTGAATGATGTTAactcagagagacagaacagagcCGTAGTCGCTGCTTCAGTCCATGTTCAGCTAAAATGGGCTGGCACAATAAAGCTTTGCTGTACCTAAATGACCAAACTAAAATGCACTCAGCTTGAGCTCAGACGATGAAGATAGTACATTTTTTGGTTCATGATGGGTGTGGGTCAAATTTGGGTTCATGATGAGTTCAAGTCCAAACCAAACTGATTCACAAGaatccaaaataaatgaatttaactAGAGGTGCAGCCAACTTACATGTCTTATTTGATACTAAAAGTGCAACCTGAGTACACAAACTGCTCTTGCATGTAAACATGAGATTACATACAGACATCTCATCCCACTATTGACTGCTGAATACATTGAGAAATTATTATATGCAGTATAAAGCAATATAAAAGATGGGTGGCAACTAATAACCACTTTTAGAGATACGCCAATCCAATCTATACTGGCATCCACATCACATTAATTAGCGTAATGGCTATCAGCCATTTCATTACCGATACACATTAACGTTATCTTCTAGATTTTCCTGAACTCAAACCGTATTTTTGATAGTACCATCCCCAAATCAACAAGGACGGAAATCTTTAGAATTAtaactttaaatacagtttctgtGTCAATGTATTGATAAAATTCAGTGTTAAGAGTTGTCAGTTAGATTCATTCAGTGACAACCAGCTGCAGTGTCAGTTTTTAGAGCAACAGCATTGCTGGCCTCATGTTaccttacataaaaatgattgCAATGAGTTCCAAGCAGTGTGGGATATAGTTTATAAAATTTTGGAAAAAGGGAGCGATGGTATCACATCAGCACTCAGTGTAGAGTATAGCAGACACTCTGAAAAAAGGTAGCCAAAACAGTATTGGATTGATGTATTCCCAGTGACTTTTGTTATTAGTAATCTCTGAATTTTGTTTAATGATCAATAAAGGAATCATTctgcctataaaatgtcagaaaatagagaaacatGCCCattcccacagcccaaggtgacacCTCAAAGTAAGTTATCTGTGGCCAACAATGTAACACCCAAAGACACGGAGAAGATGGAACTAGCAAAAGTTTGCTATTTTGCTTAAcaaatgactcaaacaattaaCTGACGATCaaaattgctgattaattttctgttgcttgAGTAATtcattaatcaactaatccttTCAGCACAATATAACGTATCAGTAAGCCACCTAAAACAATCTGCAGTCTTTATCTAAACACACTGCACCTGCACACAAATGGAGGAGGTCCACATGTAGCTGGTGTTATGCCAAAAATAAGATATGATGTCATATTAAATTGTGGATAAAGaatcacatacacacgcacacagaagcacacacaatcacacagaaacacatgcgCATGCTCAGATCCATatcaaatattcaaaaagaaatattatagctaatcataaaatattaaagccTGCAAAAAACACTCTTCAGCACTGAGTcacgcgaacacacacacacacacacacacacacacgaacacacacacacacagacatagctCCCTGACTGTATAATTCATTTCTAGTCTCTGCATCAAATCTGCTtctgtctccatggcaacctTTCTAGGCCAGGGAGAAGGCAGAACGGAGAGAAATAATGAATAACGGAGGGGGACTAACAGAGACGAAGAAAATgggaagacagggagaaaaagtcAGGAGAGGGGAAGTAGAAAAGTGATGAGAGAGTAAATGAAAGAGGAATAGTTTGTATGTTTGCGTGTAGATCTTTTAGCCAAGAAAGAGCAGTCGACACAGCTCAACATCTGTGGTCAAAATACAGTCTGCTGCTTGGTCGCGTGGGTCAAAGACCTCAGCGGATACAGCCTTCAGAGTCAGATAAACACAAGCAGAGGAGTGTAACCACCTGGCTGGCTCCCAGTTACTCCACATGGGGTTTCAGGCTTAAACAAGGCTGAGTGGACTTGATTGGTGCAGTGTACATTCCTAATGCACATATGGTTGCTGTTGAGTGAAAACTTTGCATCTCCAAAATATCAATTTTGCAGGAAGTGAGAAACGTGGCCATATTTTATGCTTGACGGAAAATTTGGACAATAAAGATTTAtggttttttaaaagctttcatCAGACTGCCCGTGCTCTACTGCTGTTTATTCATCCCTTCTTTTCTCCAAACTCACAGAAGAGCATACTGAATTAATAATACAATGATTTCACACCACAACTTCAATACACAGTGTACTGTGTACAAGAGACAAGATAAGCAAATTACTGAAAtttctgcaaaataaatgtgaatcaGTGTGTGCTTTTTTAAACTAGAGGATTTAACAAGATTGCATAATTAATTGAGCTCCTTGCAACCCCCAATCTCCAACTTCAGCCAAttgtaaaaagtttttttggatactgacactgttttttttgcatttctggaATTTACTCAACGGTTTTTCAACGTGCAAATTGAAACTGCTGTGAATTAAACTGCTGGAAGGAAAAATAACTATTAATTCAAGGACATTTATGGTACCGTCAGTGAACACGGTGTTAGTATTGGTAACTGTTTAATGCAAACATACTGTCTGTCCTGTGCAGTTTTACTGATATGCTCTATACAACTGTACACCTACTGGCTGTAGTATGCAGAGCCAGCAAATTGGTGCAAACCTCCCCCTGTTAATCCCCAGAGAAAAGTTAGAGTCTCCACTTAAGGCTACAGGGCGATTCCTTTACATGGGAGAGAATGATTAACTATGTCAACCCTTACTCTCTCAAGTATccttaataaaacaaatcttaTAGCACAGTGGAAGTGGTTTCAAGGGCAAGAGGGAGTTAAACACCTCCAAATACACATGACTTTTAAGTGTATAAAGGTTTTACTCTTATCGGAATAATCTCTCACCTGCAGACAAGTGTGGCAATGATGACGCACCAGGCCGTGCAGCAGCAGTCAGCACTAGGCTGCTGAGAGTGCGTATGGGAGTGTGAGGAGTCATCATTCTTGCGTCGCCGGCAGCAAAGCCAGAACGAgtagaagaggagaaagaggaggtcCAGGCCCAAACATACCAACGCCACAGCACCAAGCAGCAAAACAGACTAAAGAGAAGAGGGAGTGAGGAAGAAACAATTagtggctacaagaaatgtatGATTTCATGATACAGTTTATGTTAtactttttctgtcaaactTTGGCTTGATTCCTTCAGTACACAAATGTATCATGTTTTAAAAGTCGTCCTTATCACAGGGAAGGGGACAGTTTAGGAAGTTTGTTAAGGATATAGGAAGCAAATTAGCTGATATGAGCAGAAACCAGATACATAGATAGACCACATGATTTAGTTTTTCCTGTGTAAACAGGCACACGCAGATACACAAAGTGTGCTGCTCTCTCCAGCTATTTGAGCCTAGAAAATAGGGGCTGTTAAATGGGCGTTTGATG is drawn from Xiphias gladius isolate SHS-SW01 ecotype Sanya breed wild chromosome 15, ASM1685928v1, whole genome shotgun sequence and contains these coding sequences:
- the LOC120800709 gene encoding protein tweety homolog 3-like, with protein sequence MAAVVNYSPPWWVNLLHRLPHFNIEFQLVSSDFRPEDSEYQKSVLLLGAVALVCLGLDLLFLLFYSFWLCCRRRKNDDSSHSHTHSQQPSADCCCTAWCVIIATLVCSAGIAVGFYGNGESSDGANRLAYSLRHANRTVSGVEKLVSDSTLALNQTVEESLVQLETAFQEQTDYVSIVQKLQGQLDELVRLMVDVPFWSNTDISLEDLARKTEAFDFYRWLGYLGLLLFDVLICLLVLFGLIRNSRGTLIGVCLLGVLTLIISWGSLGLELAVAASASDFCVSPDTYITRVTKENAVINQDILQYYLRCSSGQINPFQQRLSGSHKALVEMQDDVAELLRSATRDYANTKGSLEQIQSVLNSTEVGLHQLTALVDCRSLHMDYVQALTGLCYDGVEGLIYLVLFSFVTALMFSSIVCSVPHTWPGKRTDEEDGEDESGASRGGVHDNLYRVHMPSLYSCGSSYGSEASLPATAHTVSNAPVTEYMSQNANFQNPRCENTPLIGRESPPPSYTSSMRAKYLATNRPDQNRRSVPNDQLDPASRPHPAARPQSSVH